A region of Bradyrhizobium sp. CCBAU 53351 DNA encodes the following proteins:
- a CDS encoding ABC transporter ATP-binding protein: protein MTQASPIKISFEHVRKEFVTRGEGGGPLGRFTALEDITLDVRTGEFLALVGPSGCGKSTLLDLLGGLTTPTSGRILLDGRQIKGPGRDRGIVFQQYALFPWRTALENVEFGLDIAGLKAAQRREIARHFLDLVGLSGFASRYPHELSGGMKQRVAIARSLAYDPEVLLMDEPFAALDAQTRETLQTELLRIWRATGKTIVFITHGIDEAVALGQRVAVMTSRPGRIKQIFDIPASLRSEDEDVRSLPEFGQVRHEIWSLLREEVQKAQQGQSSRPADVRRGNSDVKEIAHV from the coding sequence GTGACCCAAGCGAGCCCGATCAAAATCAGCTTCGAACACGTCCGCAAGGAATTCGTGACGCGCGGCGAGGGAGGCGGCCCGTTGGGCCGTTTCACCGCCCTCGAGGACATCACGCTCGATGTTCGCACTGGTGAGTTCCTGGCCCTGGTCGGTCCCAGCGGCTGCGGGAAATCGACCCTGCTCGATCTGTTGGGTGGGCTGACGACGCCGACCAGCGGCCGCATCCTGCTCGACGGGCGGCAGATCAAAGGGCCCGGCCGCGACCGCGGCATCGTGTTCCAGCAATACGCGCTGTTTCCCTGGCGCACCGCCCTGGAGAATGTCGAGTTCGGGCTCGACATCGCCGGGCTGAAGGCCGCGCAGCGACGCGAGATCGCGCGGCATTTCCTCGACCTCGTTGGCCTGTCCGGATTTGCCAGCCGCTATCCGCACGAGCTCTCCGGCGGCATGAAGCAGCGCGTCGCGATTGCCCGCAGTCTTGCTTACGATCCCGAGGTGCTGCTGATGGACGAGCCGTTTGCCGCGTTGGATGCCCAGACGCGCGAGACGCTCCAGACCGAGCTGCTGCGGATCTGGCGCGCCACCGGCAAGACCATCGTCTTTATCACCCATGGCATAGACGAGGCCGTAGCGCTTGGCCAACGCGTGGCCGTGATGACCTCGCGCCCGGGCCGGATCAAGCAAATCTTCGACATTCCGGCCTCGCTGCGCAGCGAAGATGAGGACGTGCGTTCGCTGCCGGAGTTCGGTCAGGTCAGGCACGAGATATGGAGCCTGCTCCGGGAAGAGGTGCAGAAGGCGCAGCAGGGACAATCGAGCCGCCCCGCCGATGTCCGTCGCGGCAACAGTGACGTGAAGGAGATCGCGCATGTCTAG
- a CDS encoding ferredoxin family protein, protein MIEVIDSERCTSCDICVAVCPTNVFDKTDGLPVIARQSDCQTCFLCELYCPEDALYVSPFADETERVDLVTVKEAGVMGSYRRAVGWTDETSNRRNADRSYLLFVH, encoded by the coding sequence ATGATCGAGGTCATCGATAGCGAGCGCTGCACCTCTTGCGACATTTGTGTCGCGGTATGTCCGACCAACGTATTCGACAAAACGGACGGGCTTCCGGTGATCGCGCGGCAGAGCGATTGCCAGACCTGCTTCCTCTGCGAGCTCTATTGTCCTGAGGACGCGCTCTACGTCTCCCCTTTTGCCGATGAGACAGAGCGGGTCGATCTTGTCACCGTCAAGGAGGCCGGGGTGATGGGCAGCTATCGCCGTGCCGTCGGCTGGACCGACGAGACGAGCAATCGGCGCAACGCTGATCGCAGCTACCTCCTCTTTGTGCATTGA
- a CDS encoding ABC transporter substrate-binding protein — protein MNSLFQFFQARHRAARSAARRLLVSALALGLAAPAFAEPPLDKSEIRYQGWAGQVTFIELADDLGYLAPLKLKWVGNTISGPQDIQTVVTGDIDIGGAFYGAILKLIAAKAPIKAVVGYYGSDANTYNGYFVRDDSPIKTARDLIGKKVAVNTLGAHLEFVLREYLARNGLTSAEAKQVTLVAIPPVSGEQALRQGQVEVSTLSGVLRDKALERGGIHSLFNDTGLFGNFTGGSYVLRDKFIKDNPEASRKLIEGISRAIAWAQSTPPEEVRARFGRIIAERKRNEDATPIKYWKSTGVASKGGVISDAEIQVWIDWLEKDGLFKPGQVKASETYTNAFNYFRPGKTAEAQ, from the coding sequence ATGAACTCTCTGTTTCAATTTTTTCAAGCGCGGCATCGTGCTGCACGGAGCGCCGCACGGCGGCTGCTTGTCAGCGCGCTGGCATTGGGCCTTGCCGCTCCCGCCTTCGCCGAGCCGCCGCTCGACAAGAGCGAGATCCGGTATCAGGGCTGGGCGGGGCAGGTGACCTTCATCGAGCTCGCCGACGACCTCGGCTATCTGGCGCCCCTGAAGCTGAAATGGGTCGGCAACACCATCAGCGGCCCACAGGACATCCAGACCGTGGTGACCGGGGATATCGACATCGGCGGGGCTTTCTACGGCGCGATCCTCAAGCTGATCGCGGCAAAGGCGCCCATCAAGGCCGTGGTCGGCTATTACGGCTCGGACGCCAACACCTATAACGGCTACTTCGTCAGGGACGACAGCCCAATCAAGACCGCGCGCGACCTGATCGGCAAGAAGGTCGCCGTCAATACGCTCGGTGCCCATCTGGAATTTGTGCTCCGCGAATATCTCGCCCGCAACGGCTTGACATCAGCGGAAGCCAAGCAGGTGACGCTGGTCGCGATCCCGCCGGTCAGCGGTGAACAGGCCTTACGCCAGGGCCAGGTCGAAGTGAGCACCCTTAGCGGCGTGCTGCGCGACAAGGCACTGGAGCGTGGCGGCATCCACTCGCTGTTCAACGACACCGGTCTGTTCGGCAATTTCACCGGCGGCTCCTACGTCCTGCGCGACAAGTTCATCAAGGACAATCCGGAGGCCTCACGCAAGCTGATCGAGGGCATTTCGCGCGCCATCGCTTGGGCGCAGTCGACGCCGCCCGAGGAGGTGCGCGCGCGCTTCGGGCGCATCATCGCGGAGCGCAAACGTAATGAGGACGCGACGCCGATCAAATACTGGAAGAGCACGGGCGTCGCGAGCAAAGGCGGGGTGATCTCGGATGCCGAGATCCAGGTGTGGATCGACTGGCTGGAGAAGGACGGTCTGTTCAAGCCGGGCCAGGTCAAGGCCTCCGAGACCTACACCAACGCCTTCAACTATTTCCGTCCCGGCAAGACGGCGGAGGCCCAGTGA
- a CDS encoding helix-turn-helix transcriptional regulator: MSQRALAARAGMTQAHISQIETSRLEPGLSSFMQMARALDLELVLVPKKLLPAIEGLLRSNAAEFSSEQGSSDVFSKAERIVSGQRKRYGSSATLDRIAEYFRFLKQVHLSKTDLALVSDIVESLRPYSVEPIPRALLEDSAGALQGVRNRVAHPEEAPRPAYALDDEDDDA, from the coding sequence ATGAGCCAACGCGCGCTGGCGGCCCGCGCGGGTATGACCCAGGCGCACATCTCGCAAATCGAGACCAGTCGCCTCGAACCGGGCCTGTCGAGCTTCATGCAGATGGCGCGGGCGCTCGACCTGGAGCTCGTCCTTGTGCCGAAGAAACTTCTTCCCGCGATAGAGGGCTTACTGCGATCAAACGCTGCCGAATTCTCGTCCGAACAAGGATCGTCGGATGTCTTCAGCAAGGCCGAACGCATCGTCTCTGGTCAAAGGAAACGCTATGGCAGTTCAGCCACCCTCGACCGCATCGCCGAATATTTTCGCTTTCTGAAACAGGTCCATCTTTCAAAAACCGACCTGGCACTTGTCTCAGATATCGTCGAGAGCCTGCGTCCCTATAGCGTCGAACCTATACCCAGGGCTCTGCTGGAAGATTCTGCAGGCGCGTTACAGGGTGTACGCAACAGGGTCGCTCATCCCGAAGAAGCCCCTCGCCCCGCCTACGCTCTCGACGATGAGGACGACGATGCCTGA
- a CDS encoding TauD/TfdA family dioxygenase produces MSNPITIDNVIPRADIVKRAARLGAEIRNVKLSGDLSDDVIRAINHVLLEHKVTFFRNQGHLDDAEQERFAIRLGKLVPHPTVGATKGTSSILELDSGRGGGRADQWHTDVTFVDAYPKISVLRGVVIPPYGGDTVWSNTAAAYLDLPAPLRKLADELWAVHSNAYDYAVKTPASEADRKHFDEVFTGTIYETEHPVVRVHPETGERTLVLGNFVQRFVGLPKYDGQKLFELFQSHITAPENTVRWTWQAGDLAIWDNRATQHYAVNDYGDQHRVVRRATIDGEVPVSVDGRHSVTRVKAPKAQAPKAA; encoded by the coding sequence ATGAGCAACCCGATCACCATCGACAACGTCATTCCGCGCGCCGATATCGTCAAACGTGCGGCCCGGCTCGGTGCCGAAATCCGGAACGTCAAATTATCAGGCGATTTGTCCGACGACGTCATTCGCGCCATCAATCATGTGCTGCTGGAGCACAAGGTCACCTTCTTCCGCAACCAGGGGCATCTCGACGATGCCGAGCAGGAGCGCTTTGCTATCAGGCTCGGTAAGCTCGTGCCGCATCCGACGGTCGGTGCGACCAAGGGCACTTCATCGATCCTGGAGCTCGATTCAGGTCGTGGCGGCGGTCGTGCAGACCAGTGGCACACGGACGTCACCTTCGTCGATGCCTATCCGAAAATCTCGGTGCTGCGTGGCGTTGTGATCCCGCCATACGGCGGCGATACCGTGTGGTCGAACACGGCGGCGGCCTATCTCGACCTGCCGGCGCCGCTGCGCAAGCTTGCCGACGAGCTCTGGGCGGTCCACAGCAACGCTTACGACTACGCGGTGAAGACGCCCGCGAGCGAAGCGGATCGCAAGCATTTCGACGAGGTTTTTACCGGCACGATCTATGAGACGGAGCATCCGGTCGTGCGGGTTCATCCCGAAACCGGCGAACGCACCCTGGTGCTCGGCAACTTCGTGCAGCGCTTCGTCGGCTTGCCGAAATATGATGGCCAGAAGCTGTTCGAGCTTTTCCAGTCCCACATCACCGCGCCCGAGAACACCGTACGCTGGACCTGGCAGGCCGGTGACCTCGCGATCTGGGACAACCGGGCAACCCAGCACTACGCCGTCAACGATTATGGCGATCAGCACCGCGTCGTCCGCCGCGCCACCATCGATGGGGAAGTGCCTGTCAGCGTCGACGGTCGTCACAGCGTGACGCGCGTCAAGGCGCCGAAGGCGCAGGCGCCCAAGGCCGCTTGA
- a CDS encoding ABC transporter permease, translating to MSSLETLTLLELAHGRPNALSGGDRASPRIAGRLHAALRALGALGHRSLLLIVLLSVWEVAPRLGVVDPVFLPPFSEVIAAGWQLAQSGELYDDVSASLLRALSGFLISVALIVPLGLLVGWYARLGNLLNQFIEICRNTAPLALLPVFILLLGIGEMSKITMVIYSCAWPLLLNTIAAVKQVDPLLIKSARTMGASPQQLFRKVILPAALPTIFVGIRLASASAMLVLVASEMVGAKAGLGYLIINSQYSFLIPQMYFGILGITVIGLAFNAVLEVIERRFMRWKAPVSA from the coding sequence ATGTCTAGCCTTGAAACGCTGACGCTGCTGGAGCTCGCGCATGGGCGTCCGAACGCGTTGTCAGGCGGAGATCGCGCATCCCCACGGATCGCCGGCCGGCTTCATGCTGCCCTGCGCGCGCTCGGCGCATTGGGGCATCGCTCGCTGCTGCTCATCGTGCTGCTGTCGGTGTGGGAGGTTGCCCCGCGACTTGGGGTGGTCGATCCGGTATTCCTGCCGCCGTTCTCCGAGGTGATTGCCGCCGGCTGGCAGCTCGCACAGAGCGGCGAGCTCTATGACGACGTGTCAGCAAGCCTGCTGCGTGCCTTGAGCGGGTTTCTGATCTCGGTTGCCTTGATCGTTCCGCTTGGCCTTCTCGTCGGCTGGTACGCGCGGCTCGGCAATCTCCTGAACCAGTTCATCGAAATCTGCCGTAACACCGCGCCGCTGGCGCTGCTGCCGGTCTTCATCCTGCTGCTCGGCATCGGCGAGATGTCGAAGATCACGATGGTAATCTACAGTTGCGCCTGGCCGCTGCTGCTCAACACGATCGCCGCCGTCAAGCAGGTCGATCCGCTCCTGATCAAGTCGGCGCGCACCATGGGCGCGAGCCCGCAGCAATTGTTCCGCAAGGTCATTCTTCCGGCAGCGCTTCCGACCATCTTCGTCGGCATTCGCCTCGCCAGCGCCTCTGCCATGCTGGTGCTGGTCGCCTCCGAGATGGTCGGGGCGAAGGCGGGGCTCGGCTATCTCATCATCAACAGCCAGTACAGCTTCCTGATCCCGCAGATGTATTTCGGCATCCTGGGCATCACTGTGATCGGGCTGGCGTTCAACGCTGTGCTCGAGGTGATCGAGCGGCGCTTCATGCGCTGGAAGGCGCCGGTTTCGGCGTGA
- a CDS encoding Fic family protein, with the protein MAYIHELPAWPTFTWDMQRIADRLAAVRHKQGRLLGRMERLGFPLKTEATLQTLTEEVVKSSEIEGEILDHAQVRSSIARHLGMDIGGLIPADRYVEGVVEMILDATEHYAEELTAERLFGWHAALFPTGRSGMTKIVVGAWRTVETGPMQVVSGPMGRERVHYEAPSAERLDAQMQTFLEWFNRNIVSIDPVLKAALAHLWFVTIHPFEDGNGRIARAIADLALARSERSPQRFYSMSAQIRRERNDYYSILERIQKGNLDITDWMAWFLDCLDRAFDNADAILGRILQKADFWDRHAARQLNERQRTVLNCLFDGFEGKLTSSKWAKLTKVSQATAARDIEELIEHGILKKDAAGGRSTSYSLVDTHS; encoded by the coding sequence ATGGCCTACATTCATGAACTGCCTGCTTGGCCCACATTCACTTGGGATATGCAGCGGATTGCAGACCGATTGGCGGCGGTCCGTCATAAGCAGGGCCGCCTGCTCGGCCGGATGGAGCGGCTCGGATTCCCCCTCAAAACTGAGGCTACTCTTCAGACCCTCACTGAAGAAGTGGTGAAGTCGAGTGAGATCGAGGGTGAGATCCTCGATCATGCGCAGGTTCGGTCCTCCATCGCTCGTCATCTTGGTATGGACATTGGGGGCCTTATCCCTGCCGACCGGTACGTCGAAGGCGTGGTCGAGATGATCCTCGACGCCACCGAACACTATGCCGAGGAGCTAACTGCCGAACGCCTCTTCGGCTGGCATGCCGCGCTCTTCCCCACTGGGCGCAGCGGTATGACCAAGATAGTCGTCGGCGCGTGGCGGACGGTCGAGACTGGACCCATGCAAGTTGTCTCGGGCCCGATGGGTCGCGAGCGCGTACACTATGAAGCTCCATCGGCCGAGCGTCTCGATGCGCAGATGCAGACCTTCTTGGAGTGGTTTAACCGTAATATCGTTAGCATCGATCCCGTGTTGAAGGCCGCTCTCGCTCATCTTTGGTTCGTGACCATCCATCCATTTGAAGACGGCAACGGTCGTATTGCGCGTGCGATCGCTGACCTTGCGCTGGCAAGATCAGAGCGGAGCCCGCAAAGGTTTTACAGTATGTCCGCGCAGATTCGGCGCGAGCGGAACGACTACTACTCAATTCTCGAGCGGATCCAGAAAGGAAACCTCGACATCACCGATTGGATGGCGTGGTTCCTGGATTGCTTAGATCGCGCCTTTGACAACGCGGATGCCATTCTCGGGAGAATTCTCCAGAAAGCGGACTTCTGGGATCGTCATGCGGCTCGCCAGCTCAATGAACGTCAACGAACTGTGCTTAATTGCCTGTTCGATGGATTTGAGGGCAAGCTAACGTCCTCAAAGTGGGCAAAGCTAACGAAGGTCTCCCAGGCGACGGCGGCAAGGGACATTGAGGAATTGATCGAACATGGCATCCTTAAGAAAGATGCCGCCGGGGGCAGAAGCACCAGCTACTCGCTCGTTGACACACACAGCTGA
- a CDS encoding S1/P1 nuclease encodes MTKLRVLLPACITILAGSTSTALAWGQLGHSVIAELAQRHLTPAATTKLKDLIGETSLASISNWADDYKFTAEGKNTYRWHFVDIDVARATYDSALDCNEANNQGTCIVRGLPEAIAVLKDTSRSKDDRLRALKLVVHLAGDLEQPLHASERDGDQGGNKLHVILRAKRSDGTSYTRASTFHSMWDDSLIDLQAYSWGSYADAIDGASLPAVEPAPYDEARIAAWANDTHALGIRAYQLLPQGAPEQNDAGHPIELGAEYAAAVKSDLDGELAKGAARLKAILEDALGDS; translated from the coding sequence GTGACAAAGCTTAGAGTTCTACTTCCCGCCTGCATTACCATCCTGGCGGGCAGCACGTCGACTGCGCTCGCGTGGGGACAGCTCGGGCATTCCGTGATTGCTGAGCTCGCGCAGCGACATCTCACCCCGGCTGCCACGACCAAGCTCAAGGACCTGATCGGAGAGACCTCGTTGGCGTCGATCTCGAACTGGGCTGACGACTACAAGTTCACGGCAGAAGGGAAGAACACGTATCGCTGGCACTTCGTCGACATCGATGTCGCCCGCGCCACTTATGATTCCGCGCTGGACTGCAATGAGGCAAACAATCAGGGCACTTGCATCGTGCGGGGCCTGCCTGAGGCGATTGCGGTGTTAAAGGACACTTCGCGCAGTAAGGACGACAGGCTGCGTGCGCTCAAGCTGGTGGTTCATCTTGCGGGTGATCTTGAGCAACCGCTTCACGCAAGTGAACGGGATGGCGACCAGGGTGGTAACAAGTTGCACGTCATATTGCGTGCCAAACGCTCGGATGGAACGTCATACACGCGCGCATCGACGTTTCACAGCATGTGGGATGATTCTCTGATCGACCTTCAGGCCTATTCGTGGGGAAGCTATGCGGACGCAATCGACGGTGCATCGTTGCCGGCGGTTGAGCCCGCTCCCTATGATGAGGCACGCATCGCTGCTTGGGCCAATGACACCCATGCGCTCGGGATAAGGGCCTATCAGCTTCTGCCTCAAGGTGCGCCGGAGCAGAACGACGCTGGTCATCCCATTGAGCTCGGAGCGGAGTATGCCGCTGCCGTCAAATCAGATCTTGATGGCGAGCTGGCAAAGGGAGCTGCGCGATTGAAAGCCATCCTTGAGGATGCACTTGGAGATTCGTGA
- a CDS encoding DNA-processing protein DprA has translation MIGTETRTAAGILTLTALRGIGPATAERLAERFSLLEAILGAEPAKLRSVVSAAVAECLQEPAAIVKASEKAQRVLDEADRRGVRVLSIFDTDYPVALRSLADRPPILFVKGQLPPRRSVACIGTREPSEFGEIVSDRIVETLVGANWAIVSGLAIGVDTLSHQSALHHGGRTVAVMAGGLEGIYPKQNSKLAEEILEKDGALISEQPFGVPPSPRNLVQRDRLQSGLSIATFVMQTDIKGGSMHTVRFTIQQDRVLFAPVPQGRHATEPKSQGILAMTQLPASRFAEAVRAEGDYRRILAERYGNRPVAVPLASKEDYASMLGLLESRLAGGETQTVAPPSSPTQMSML, from the coding sequence ATGATTGGCACCGAGACACGAACTGCAGCCGGCATTCTCACACTCACCGCTTTGCGCGGTATCGGCCCTGCTACGGCCGAGCGTCTCGCTGAACGATTCTCGCTTCTTGAAGCGATTTTGGGCGCCGAGCCTGCGAAGCTTCGATCGGTCGTTTCGGCCGCGGTGGCTGAATGCCTTCAGGAGCCCGCCGCCATTGTTAAAGCCAGCGAGAAGGCACAGCGAGTGCTCGACGAGGCGGATCGGCGTGGGGTGCGTGTTCTGTCGATCTTCGATACGGATTATCCAGTGGCTCTGCGCTCTCTTGCCGATCGCCCGCCCATCCTGTTTGTGAAGGGCCAGCTTCCGCCGCGCCGCAGCGTCGCTTGCATCGGCACGCGCGAGCCGTCCGAATTCGGCGAAATCGTCAGCGATAGGATCGTGGAGACACTGGTCGGCGCCAATTGGGCGATCGTGAGTGGCCTTGCGATCGGCGTCGATACGTTGAGCCACCAAAGCGCATTGCATCACGGCGGGCGGACCGTCGCTGTGATGGCGGGTGGTCTTGAGGGCATTTACCCGAAGCAGAATAGCAAGCTCGCCGAAGAGATTCTGGAAAAGGATGGCGCGCTGATCAGCGAGCAGCCTTTCGGCGTGCCGCCATCCCCGCGCAATCTTGTGCAGCGCGATCGCCTGCAAAGCGGGCTTTCGATAGCAACCTTTGTCATGCAGACAGACATCAAGGGCGGCTCGATGCACACGGTGCGCTTCACGATCCAACAGGACCGCGTGCTGTTTGCGCCAGTGCCGCAGGGCCGTCATGCCACAGAGCCTAAGAGCCAGGGCATCTTGGCCATGACGCAGTTGCCCGCGAGCCGCTTCGCCGAAGCTGTGCGGGCTGAAGGTGACTACCGACGCATACTCGCCGAGAGGTATGGCAACCGCCCGGTGGCTGTGCCGCTAGCCAGCAAGGAAGACTACGCCTCCATGCTTGGCTTATTGGAAAGCCGCTTGGCTGGTGGCGAAACCCAAACAGTCGCTCCGCCGTCGTCACCCACGCAGATGTCGATGCTCTAA
- a CDS encoding type II toxin-antitoxin system HipA family toxin, with the protein MPDVSVLNVHLHDTPIATLTLVQGDRSLLAFNQTYIDDAHRSTLSLSFKDSFGNLLTSFKPYQQVLAPFFSNLLPEGPLRRYLAERAGVKERREFFLLWMLGRDLPGALSVHPADGDALPPQVEENLTPDKRQNMMRFSLAGVQLKFSALKNDPKKGGLTIPVEGVGGSWIVKLPSHQYIGVPENEYSMMTLAKDIGMDVPELQLIDVEAIKGLPDGIGELEGRAFAVKRFDRTADAPVHMEDFAQVFGVFPDEKYDKANYRSIARVLGIETGEADLAEFVRRLVFSTLIGNADMHLKNWSLIYPDGRTPVLSPAYDLLSTIAYIPDDKMALNYSRTKKMAEFSKDELAHLAAKAKMSETLALETAAETVQRFKKLWKERKTELPLQRQVIEVIDAHTETIPIYKEL; encoded by the coding sequence ATGCCTGACGTATCCGTTCTAAATGTCCACCTGCACGATACCCCGATCGCGACTCTCACACTCGTGCAGGGCGATCGTTCGCTGCTCGCCTTCAATCAGACCTACATCGATGACGCCCACCGTTCCACCTTGAGCCTGTCTTTCAAGGACTCGTTCGGGAATCTGCTCACCTCGTTCAAACCGTATCAACAAGTTCTCGCGCCATTCTTCTCCAATCTTCTGCCGGAAGGGCCGCTTCGTCGCTATCTTGCGGAACGGGCGGGCGTGAAGGAACGGCGCGAGTTCTTCCTCCTGTGGATGCTGGGCCGAGACCTTCCGGGTGCCCTGTCGGTCCACCCGGCCGATGGAGACGCGCTGCCCCCCCAGGTCGAGGAGAATCTTACGCCCGATAAACGGCAGAACATGATGCGCTTCTCGCTTGCGGGCGTGCAGCTGAAGTTCTCCGCGCTCAAGAATGATCCCAAGAAGGGCGGACTCACTATTCCGGTCGAAGGTGTCGGCGGTTCATGGATCGTCAAGCTACCGTCACATCAGTATATCGGCGTGCCTGAGAACGAATACTCCATGATGACCCTGGCGAAGGACATCGGCATGGATGTGCCCGAGCTTCAACTGATCGACGTCGAGGCAATCAAAGGTCTTCCGGACGGAATCGGCGAACTCGAGGGGCGGGCGTTTGCCGTGAAGCGGTTCGACCGCACGGCTGATGCTCCGGTCCACATGGAGGATTTCGCTCAGGTATTCGGCGTCTTTCCGGATGAAAAATACGACAAGGCGAATTACCGAAGCATCGCGCGTGTCCTCGGCATTGAGACTGGTGAGGCCGACCTCGCCGAGTTCGTCCGACGACTCGTATTCAGCACACTGATCGGCAACGCCGACATGCACCTGAAGAACTGGTCATTGATCTACCCTGATGGGCGGACACCCGTCCTGTCGCCCGCCTACGATCTGCTCTCGACTATTGCGTACATCCCGGACGACAAGATGGCGTTGAACTATTCGCGCACGAAGAAGATGGCCGAATTCTCAAAGGACGAGCTGGCGCATCTGGCTGCCAAGGCGAAGATGTCGGAGACGCTTGCGCTCGAAACGGCTGCGGAAACGGTGCAGCGCTTCAAGAAACTTTGGAAGGAGCGCAAGACAGAACTCCCGCTGCAACGACAAGTCATCGAAGTCATCGATGCACATACCGAGACGATCCCGATCTACAAGGAGCTCTAA
- a CDS encoding LLM class flavin-dependent oxidoreductase, which produces MMSKRQLSLNFFIYPDGHHEAAWRHKASTTDRILDVTYYQELAQRAEAHKFDAVFFADGPVLSDNVRYAQRFRLEPITLLAAIASATTHIGLIATASTTYTEPYNLARLFASLDHLSRGRAGWNIVTTSSPQAAQNFGLPEHPPHHERYERAREYLDVVTALWDSWEDDALVNDPVSGIFADTSKIHAIDHIGKYFRVRGPLNVSRTPQGRPVYVQAGSSEDGRAFAARFAEAIFTAHQTLASAQEFYADIKRQARAFDRSPDQIKILPGISPFIASTQAEADRLQDEFNALIQPEFSLAQLRQMTGLDLAGFDLDGPFPRHLIDTDGAHGVASRFKLIVDIIDREKPTIRQLVQRLAGARGHWVIAGPPEKIADNIQTWFENGAADGFNVMPPWLPGGFDLFAEQVVPILRKRGLFRRDYAGSSLRDHYGLSRPASLFSGAVRAIA; this is translated from the coding sequence ATGATGAGCAAACGCCAGCTTTCCCTCAACTTCTTCATCTATCCGGACGGTCATCACGAGGCCGCGTGGCGGCACAAGGCCTCGACGACGGACCGCATTCTCGACGTCACCTACTATCAGGAACTGGCGCAACGCGCCGAAGCGCACAAGTTCGACGCGGTCTTCTTCGCCGACGGGCCGGTGCTCTCGGATAACGTCCGCTACGCGCAGCGCTTCCGGCTCGAGCCGATCACGCTTCTCGCCGCGATCGCGTCGGCTACCACGCACATCGGCCTGATCGCGACCGCTTCAACCACCTACACCGAACCCTACAATCTCGCTCGGCTGTTCGCGTCGCTCGATCACCTCAGCCGCGGGCGTGCAGGATGGAACATCGTGACGACAAGCTCGCCACAGGCAGCGCAGAACTTCGGCCTGCCTGAGCATCCTCCGCATCACGAGCGGTACGAGCGGGCGCGCGAATATCTCGATGTCGTCACCGCGCTATGGGACAGCTGGGAGGACGATGCGCTCGTCAATGACCCCGTCTCCGGCATTTTCGCTGATACCAGCAAGATCCACGCGATCGACCATATAGGGAAATACTTCCGCGTGCGCGGCCCGCTCAACGTCTCACGGACGCCGCAGGGCCGGCCCGTCTATGTCCAGGCCGGCTCTTCCGAGGACGGACGCGCCTTCGCAGCGCGCTTTGCCGAGGCCATCTTCACGGCGCACCAGACGTTGGCGAGCGCGCAGGAGTTCTATGCCGACATCAAACGGCAGGCGCGTGCGTTCGATCGCAGCCCTGACCAGATCAAGATCCTGCCCGGCATCTCGCCGTTCATCGCCAGCACACAAGCGGAGGCCGACCGGCTTCAGGACGAGTTCAACGCGCTGATCCAGCCGGAGTTCTCGCTCGCCCAGCTCCGCCAGATGACCGGGCTCGACCTCGCCGGCTTTGATCTCGATGGCCCCTTCCCACGTCACCTGATCGATACCGACGGTGCGCATGGCGTTGCCAGCCGCTTCAAGCTGATCGTCGACATCATCGATCGCGAAAAGCCCACGATCCGCCAGCTGGTGCAGCGCCTCGCCGGTGCGCGCGGGCATTGGGTCATCGCCGGCCCCCCGGAAAAGATCGCCGACAACATCCAGACCTGGTTCGAGAACGGCGCAGCCGACGGTTTCAACGTCATGCCTCCGTGGCTGCCGGGCGGGTTCGACCTGTTCGCCGAACAGGTCGTGCCGATCTTGCGCAAGCGCGGCCTCTTCCGCCGTGATTATGCGGGCAGCAGTCTGCGCGATCACTACGGTTTGAGCCGCCCGGCCAGCCTGTTCTCGGGCGCCGTGCGGGCCATTGCGTGA